The Channa argus isolate prfri chromosome 14, Channa argus male v1.0, whole genome shotgun sequence genome includes a window with the following:
- the c14h7orf25 gene encoding UPF0415 protein C7orf25 homolog, with protein MSVHVELQQRISSAQELLQRTEQLCAGVEGHQKLCGKLRAELRFLRRVEAGELQVKESHLHSTNLTHLTAIVESAQSLEDVVALLHVFTYQDASGRRQTLVVDVVADGGLTWVKAVGRKAEALHNIWQGRGQYGDKSIVRQAEDFLQASCQQPVHYQHPRVVFAFYNGVSAPMADRLRDMGVSVRGDIVAVNTVVTEEGEEDNEGEEGAAAEDHEADEEEVEEEEVGGATCELTRVDRSTVLAHLAFPAQQQVEECGRVNLDITTLITYVSSLSHGRCHFTFREPVLTEQAAQERHLPVLPQLDTFMAGKELFACRAAVSDFQLILDTLGGPDEKERARQLLARLHLVDDRPSERTLQLAPSAKINQRSLMIFGTGDSLRAVTMTANSRFVRAAANQGVRYSVFIHQPRALTEGKEWRAMPI; from the coding sequence ATGTCTGTGCATgtggagctgcagcagaggaTCAGCTCTGCTCAGGAGCTGCTGCAGCGCACAGAACAGCTGTGTGCAGGAGTGGAGGGTCACCAGAAGCTCTGTGGGAAGCTGCGTGCCGAGCTGCGTTTCCTGCGGCGGGTGGAAGCGGGGGAGCTGCAGGTGAAGGAGTCTCACCTGCACAGCACTAACCTGACGCACCTGACAGCCATTGTGGAGTCAGCCCAGAGTCTGGAAGATGTGGTAGCACTACTGCACGTTTTCACCTATCAGGATGCCTCCGGCCGCCGCCAAACGCTAGTAGTAGATGTGGTGGCCGACGGGGGCCTCACCTGGGTGAAGGCAGTGGGCAGGAAGGCAGAGGCACTGCACAACATCTGGCAGGGACGGGGGCAGTATGGGGACAAGAGCATTGTCAGACAGGCTGAGGACTTCCTGCAGGCCAGCTGCCAGCAGCCTGTTCACTACCAGCACCCCCGTGTGGTCTTTGCCTTCTACAATGGTGTCTCTGCCCCTATGGCCGACCGTCTCCGGGACATGGGTGTCTCTGTCCGTGGGGACATTGTAGCTGTGAACACAGTGGTaacagaggagggagaggaagataatgagggggaggagggggcagCAGCTGAAGACCATGAAGCagatgaagaggaggtggaggaggaggaggtggggggagCAACATGTGAGCTGACACGTGTGGATCGCAGCACTGTGCTGGCCCACCTAGCATTTCCTGCCCAGCAGCAGGTTGAAGAGTGTGGGCGTGTCAATTTAGACATCACAACCCTCATTACCTACGTGTCATCACTAAGTCATGGCCGCTGCCACTTTACTTTCAGGGAGCCAGTGCTGACGGAGCAAGCTGCCCAGGAGCGGCACCTTCCAGTGCTGCCGCAGCTCGACACCTTTATGGCGGGGAAGGAGCTATTTGCCTGCCGTGCTGCTGTCTCCGACTTCCAGCTCATTCTAGACACGCTGGGGGGGCCGGACGAGAAGGAGCGTGCTCGGCAGCTGCTAGCCCGTCTCCACCTGGTCGACGACCGGCCTTCGGAACGCACACTCCAACTTGCGCCCAGCGCAAAGATCAACCAGCGCTCACTCATGATCTTTGGTACTGGGGACTCGCTGAGAGCTGTCACCATGACGGCAAACAGCCGCTTTGTCAGGGCAGCAGCCAATCAGGGGGTCCGATACAGTGTATTTATCCATCAACCACGAGCCCTGACAGAGGGAAAGGAGTGGAGGGCCATGCCCATCTGA
- the dnajc1 gene encoding dnaJ homolog subfamily C member 1: MGVCADPCRSLVVFLIPLALVFPLVMAWDADLELLDLVEEIPQTFYQFLSLEQDASPAEIKKAYRRLSLILHPDKNKDENAETQFRQLVAIYEVLKDDERRRKYNDILVNGLPDWRQPVFYYRRVRKMSNLELGFLLFLILTVGHYAVIWSIYLEKQLDELLSKKKKEKKKKLSSRPSEDLRTVDHDRVDRVQDRPHWQDILPLKLSIWLYLSIKNLPQTVQEVKQYYEDYQQLKKQQREEAEAEQEAVTREKRPKVKKAKVEFPVYEPSSENLNYQHYDQTSSIEEIEDQMDDWLQDRRSTKKKTSDWTEDELSLLSRLMVKFPGGTPGRWEKIAHELGRSVSDVTTKVKQVKDNVSHTSGLVKLSDLKAPPLLVRSLPVSDSVGRACEEEDEEEEQVVPSVLRRNRKSQAAAEGGEVKVRNRRQRDFDPMLVEEEEMEPQENRDKANPISWTQNQQKLLELALQQFPRGTAERWDRIAKVVPGKTKEDCVIRYKMLAELVQKKKQAKS, translated from the exons ATGGGGGTCTGTGCGGATCCGTGCAGATCCCTGGTGGTATTCTTGATCCCGCTGGCCTTGGTGTTCCCCCTTGTGATGGCCTGGGACGCGGATCTTGAGCTGCTGGATCTAGTGGAGGAGATCCCGCAGACCTTTTACCAGTTCCTGTCCCTGGAACAG GATGCCTCACCAGCAGAGATAAAGAAGGCATATCGTCGTCTATCTCTGATTCTTCATCCGGACaagaacaaagatgaaaatGCTGAAACCCAGTTCAGACAG ctCGTCGCCATCTATGAAGTTTTGAAAGATGACGAGAGAAGACGCAA ATATAATGACATCCTGGTCAACGGGCTTCCTGATTGGCGGCAGCCGGTCTTTTACTACAGACGAGTGAGGAAGATGAGTAATCTAGAGCTGGGCTTCCTCCTTTTCCTCATCCTCACTGTGGGACATTATGCTGTTATCTGGTCCATTTACTTGGAGAAGCAGCTG GATGAGTTactgagtaaaaaaaagaaagagaagaagaagaaattgagCTCCAGACCTTCAGAAGACCTCAGGACTGTTGACCATGACCGGGTCGACAG agttCAGGACCGTCCACACTGGCAAGACATCCTTCCTCTGAAACTGAGTATCTGGCTGTATCTGTCAATCAAAAACCTGCCTCAAACAGTCCAG gAGGTGAAGCAGTACTATGAGGACTACCAGCAGttaaagaagcagcagagagaagaggctgaagCTGAACAGGAAGCTGTGACCA GAGAGAAGAGGCCAAAGGTCAAGAAGGCAAAGGTGGAGTTTCCGGTTTATGAGCCATCCTCAGAGAACCTGAACTACCAGCACTACGACCAGACCTCATCCATTGAGGAGATTGAAGACCAAATGGATGACTGGTTGCAAGACCGCAGGTCTACCAAGAAGAAG ACCTCAGACTGGACAGAAGATGAGCTCAGCCTTCTCAGCAGGTTAATGGTTAAATTTCCAGGAGGGACTCCGGGTCGATGGGAGAAGATTGCTCACGAACTGGGACGATCAGTGTCTGAT GTGACGACCAAAGTCAAACAGGTGAAAGACAATGTCAGCCACACTTCAG GTCTGGTGAAGCTGTCTGATCTGAAGGCTCCGCCCCTTCTGGTAaggtcacttcctgtctccGACAGCGTAGGTAGGGCCtgtgaggaggaggacgaggaggaggagcaagTGGTTCCATCAGTCCTGAGGAGGAACAGGAAGTCCCAAGCAGCAGCTGAGGGTGGTGAGGTGAAGGTTAGAAATCGTCGTCAAAGAGATTTTGACCCAATgttggtggaggaggaggagatggagccTCAGGAGAACAGGGATAAGGCAAATCCCATCTCCTGGACTCAGAACCAGCAGAAATTGTTGGAACTCGCTCTGCAACAGTTCCCCCGAGGAACCGCAGAACGTTGGGACCGCATCGCCAAGGTGGTCCCTGGAAAGACCAAG GAGGACTGTGTGATTCGTTACAAGATGTTGGCCGAACTCGttcagaagaagaaacaggCCAAGAGCTGA